One Spinacia oleracea cultivar Varoflay chromosome 4, BTI_SOV_V1, whole genome shotgun sequence DNA segment encodes these proteins:
- the LOC130472385 gene encoding uncharacterized protein, with protein MGGNPVTGPFIPMTAAQFTRSQQLHGLRARMERELRPNEHNVPAGEPILDVDPISVRYHLRDYREFTQPGGSGLGEYGTNIGNIYVSRVMPSDAEPSTSNRRAGKDPAVHDAGEVDAAVSGDVPSTPGDSILESSESGSPGLRAPPIADSDEDEEDAAILQQVFEEEALDADVNFEGEAAAFLVPAPPPNDSAALTTEIDSDFVKEAVANRHSEVGGRFLGLPEGYKLTVPKEEQTVADCPVGHVVVYTKMFDYGLRFPLHPFIEKVLRAWNVGLVQLSPIVIRNLVAYTWLFSFKQWPLTLNLFKKLHWLKRDGKDTGWWTIFTKSQRQTVSPRLSSCKDWKDHFYFMAVPEDYPLRRTFYQPKPRMEQFDQADLGPREQRAYDRLLVDYVDVGLSKPKTLPAFWLPPAGYILSPAALGAVGLAPTHPLGKCSCLPALVICCICLYFLDLCCVVLRLLKKNSDFLVHLFIYLYYFS; from the coding sequence ATGGGTGGGAATCCTGTTACCGGCCCTTTTATACCCATGACTGCGGCTCAGTTTACTCGCTCACAACAGCTACATGGCCTGCGGGCACGAATGGAGAGAGAGCTTAGGCCGAATGAGCATAACGTGCCGGCTGGGGAGCCGATATTAGACGTAGATCCGATTTCGGTTAGGTACCATTTGCGGGATTATCGGGAATTTACTCAGCCTGGCGGCTCTGGTCTTGGGGAGTACGGTACTAACATCGGCAATATATATGTTTCTAGGGTCATGCCGTCAGACGCCGAACCGTCTACAAGTAATCGACGGGCCGGGAAGGATCCTGCCGTCCATGATGCGGGTGAGGTTGATGCCGCCGTTAGTGGTGATGTGCCTTCCACCCCTGGCGACTCCATACTGGAGTCTTCTGAGTCTGGGTCTCCCGGGCTAAGGGCGCCGCCCATTGCCGACTCTGATGAAGATGAGGAGGATGCTGCGATTTTGCAGCAAGTGTTTGAAGAAGAGGCCTTGGACGCCGATGTGAATTTCGAAGGTGAGGCTGCCGCGTTCTTGGTTCCGGCCCCTCCTCCTAATGATTCTGCTGCCCTCACCACTGAGATAGATAGTGACTTTGTAAAAGAGGCCGTTGCCAACCGGCATTCTGAGGTTGGTGGTCGCTTTTTGGGTTTACCTGAGGGCTACAAGTTGACTGTGCCGAAAGAAGAGCAAACGGTGGCCGACTGTCCCGTAGGTCATGTTGTTGTATACACGAAGATGTTCGACTATGGGTTGCGCTTTCCCTTGCACCCGTTCATTGAGAAGGTTCTGCGGGCCTGGAATGTCGGCCTCGTTCAATTATCGCCCATAGTTATTCGCAATCTGGTTGCGTACACTTGGTTATTTTCATTCAAACAGTGGCCCTTGACCCTCAACCTTTTCAAAAAACTGCACTGGCTGAAGCGTGATGGGAAAGATACCGGCTGGTGGACGATCTTTACCAAGAGTCAGCGTCAGACTGTGAGCCCCCGGCTCTCCAGCTGCAAGGACTGGAAGGACCACTTCTATTTCATGGCTGTTCCCGAAGATTACCCCCTCCGGCGTACATTCTACCAGCCTAAACCTAGGATGGAACAATTTGACCAAGCCGACCTTGGGCCCCGAGAGCAACGTGCGTACGACAGGCTGCTGGTTGACTATGTTGACGTTGGGCTGTCTAAGCCTAAAACCTTGCCGGCTTTTTGGCTTCCTCCTGCCGGTTATATTCTTAGTCCTGCCGCTTTGGGCGCAGTCGGTCTTGCACCTACACATCCCCTTGGTAAATGCAGTTGTTTGCCTGCACTCGTTATCTGCTGTATTTGTTTATATTTCTTGGATCTCTGTTGTGTCGTGTTgcgtttgttaaaaaaaaattctgacTTCCtcgttcatttatttatttatttatattatttttcttaG